One segment of Marinobacter sediminum DNA contains the following:
- the rarD gene encoding EamA family transporter RarD, with protein sequence MSDVTRGVWYGLSAYTIWGCFPLFFALFEGVPAFEILVHRIIWSCVFLALVISGLRRWPAVQAALRNPAQLWRVLGCALLIATNWGIYIYSVESRHVLQASLGYFLTPLVNVALGMLVLRERMGRWQMAAVVLAAIGILIQLVMLGELPWITLGLAISFGTYGLLRKQVVLDGLSGLFVETLLLLPVGLMTFGWLGYADLSHYGDNFYTGALLMASGIVTAIPLLLFAGAARRLRLATVGFLMYINPTLQFFIAILIFGEPLSQVQLVSFVVIWIALGIYSWSSWHYRPRVPAGQN encoded by the coding sequence ATGAGCGATGTTACCCGCGGCGTTTGGTACGGCCTGTCTGCCTACACCATCTGGGGCTGCTTTCCGCTGTTTTTTGCCCTGTTTGAGGGGGTGCCGGCCTTTGAAATCCTGGTTCACCGGATCATCTGGTCCTGTGTGTTCCTGGCGCTTGTCATCAGTGGGTTACGCAGGTGGCCGGCGGTGCAGGCGGCACTCAGGAATCCCGCACAGCTATGGCGGGTGCTTGGCTGTGCGCTGCTGATTGCGACCAACTGGGGCATTTACATTTATTCCGTGGAATCCCGCCATGTGCTGCAGGCCAGCCTCGGCTACTTTCTGACTCCACTGGTCAATGTGGCGCTTGGAATGCTGGTGCTGCGCGAACGGATGGGGCGCTGGCAGATGGCGGCGGTTGTGCTGGCAGCCATCGGCATTCTGATCCAGCTGGTCATGCTGGGCGAGTTGCCATGGATCACACTGGGGCTGGCCATCAGTTTCGGCACGTACGGCCTGCTGCGAAAACAGGTGGTGCTGGACGGTTTGTCGGGGCTGTTCGTGGAAACCCTGTTGCTGTTGCCGGTAGGGTTGATGACGTTTGGCTGGCTTGGCTATGCAGACCTGTCCCATTACGGCGACAACTTTTACACCGGTGCCCTGCTCATGGCCAGTGGTATTGTCACCGCCATCCCACTGCTGCTGTTTGCCGGAGCCGCGAGGCGCCTGCGACTGGCTACCGTGGGCTTTCTGATGTACATCAACCCGACCCTGCAATTCTTCATCGCTATTTTGATCTTCGGCGAACCCCTGAGTCAGGTGCAGCTGGTCAGTTTCGTGGTTATCTGGATTGCACTGGGCATATACAGCTGGTCGTCCTGGCACTACCGACCGCGCGTGCCGGCAGGCCAGAACTGA
- a CDS encoding DMT family transporter gives MRSFFYSFFVPALFVWLWSTGFIGAKYGLPFAEPFTLLLIRMLLTLVLLVGLAWLMKTRWPGWRGAGHLAVTGILVHGCYLGGVYSAIQSGMASGVVSLIVGLQPLVTAAAAVVFLKETVSRRQWLGLTLGLVGVSLVLVEKFSGSGSGVGFSPWALLWAVFALAGISMGTVYQKRHGTGADLVAGTLIQYGAAATFFAIGAFALESREVEWSLQLQLSMAWLVLGVSIGAILLLMWLIRQGAASQVASLFYLVPPVTALEAYLLFDERLGGLAMIGGLVAITGVALVVTQKKTA, from the coding sequence ATGCGTTCATTTTTTTATTCATTCTTCGTTCCCGCTCTGTTTGTCTGGCTCTGGAGCACGGGATTCATCGGCGCCAAATACGGCCTGCCATTTGCTGAGCCGTTTACGCTGCTGCTGATTCGTATGCTGCTGACACTGGTGTTGCTGGTGGGGCTGGCCTGGCTGATGAAGACCCGTTGGCCGGGCTGGCGGGGAGCCGGTCATCTTGCTGTCACCGGTATTCTGGTCCACGGCTGTTATCTCGGTGGCGTCTATTCCGCGATTCAGAGCGGCATGGCCTCCGGTGTTGTGTCGCTGATTGTTGGTCTTCAACCACTCGTGACTGCAGCCGCGGCTGTTGTGTTCCTGAAAGAAACCGTCAGTCGCCGCCAATGGCTGGGACTGACCCTGGGGCTTGTGGGTGTGTCACTGGTGCTGGTGGAGAAGTTCAGTGGGAGTGGCTCGGGTGTGGGCTTTTCGCCCTGGGCACTTCTTTGGGCCGTGTTCGCGCTGGCGGGCATTTCTATGGGCACGGTGTATCAGAAACGGCACGGTACCGGGGCCGACCTGGTGGCGGGAACACTGATCCAGTATGGCGCCGCTGCCACCTTTTTCGCCATTGGCGCCTTTGCCCTGGAGTCCCGTGAGGTTGAGTGGAGTCTTCAGCTGCAGTTGTCCATGGCCTGGCTGGTATTGGGTGTCTCCATCGGTGCCATCCTGCTGCTAATGTGGCTTATTCGCCAGGGCGCAGCCTCCCAGGTGGCGAGTCTGTTCTATCTGGTGCCGCCGGTCACGGCGCTGGAAGCCTATCTCTTGTTTGATGAGCGCCTCGGTGGCCTGGCAATGATTGGAGGCCTGGTCGCCATCACTGGCGTGGCGCTCGTTGTTACCCAGAAAAAAACGGCATGA
- a CDS encoding TVP38/TMEM64 family protein yields the protein MSNWKKSPALWMAGCIAGVGAVVGLLYAFGVHQQVVELLRWFDSLGAWAAVMFIGIMVVAMVLLLPGVLLTTGAGFVFGVMEGTVYVVIGTTLGAAIAFLIGRHFLGDHARIYIRNRARLSMVSDEMAPHGWKIVLLTRLIPFFPGKLSNFLFGLTSFSFGGFVSGTFFGIIPFSLHNVYLGSLAADLSTLGVRESTRSPLEWTIYGAGFIGTVLAVVFLNRLARRALARYKVETESTETESVE from the coding sequence ATGAGCAACTGGAAGAAATCGCCGGCGCTTTGGATGGCCGGCTGCATTGCCGGGGTGGGGGCAGTTGTTGGGCTGCTCTATGCCTTTGGTGTGCACCAGCAAGTGGTAGAGCTGTTGCGGTGGTTTGATTCCCTCGGAGCCTGGGCGGCCGTCATGTTTATCGGCATCATGGTGGTTGCTATGGTGCTTTTGCTGCCGGGCGTCTTGCTTACCACGGGCGCAGGCTTCGTTTTTGGCGTCATGGAAGGCACGGTATACGTGGTGATAGGCACGACTCTGGGGGCTGCCATCGCCTTCCTGATTGGCCGACATTTTCTGGGTGATCATGCCCGCATCTATATCCGTAACCGCGCCCGGCTCTCAATGGTAAGTGATGAGATGGCGCCCCATGGCTGGAAGATCGTCCTCCTTACTCGACTGATCCCGTTCTTCCCCGGCAAACTGTCCAATTTCCTGTTTGGCCTTACCAGCTTTTCCTTCGGCGGATTCGTGTCCGGGACTTTCTTTGGGATTATTCCGTTCTCGCTGCATAACGTGTATCTGGGCTCGCTGGCCGCAGATTTGTCCACTCTGGGCGTCCGGGAGAGCACGCGTTCGCCGTTGGAGTGGACGATATACGGGGCAGGGTTCATAGGCACCGTTCTGGCGGTTGTGTTTCTCAACCGTCTGGCCCGGCGCGCGCTGGCACGTTACAAGGTAGAGACAGAATCAACAGAAACGGAGAGCGTGGAATGA
- a CDS encoding TIGR02647 family protein: MPFSADHLAELNLLGQFPSTSSQEGIKVHAHSAAPETVKAAENLFKRGLISQKDGGYLTPLGAEAVELTQKLQSILSA; this comes from the coding sequence ATGCCATTCTCTGCTGATCACCTTGCCGAACTCAACCTTCTGGGTCAGTTTCCGTCCACATCTTCCCAGGAGGGCATCAAGGTTCATGCCCATTCGGCAGCGCCGGAAACGGTCAAGGCAGCCGAAAATCTGTTCAAAAGGGGCTTGATCAGCCAGAAGGATGGCGGTTACCTGACCCCTCTGGGCGCCGAGGCAGTGGAGCTTACCCAGAAACTTCAGTCCATCCTGAGCGCTTGA
- a CDS encoding pseudouridine synthase, whose translation MKLSRILSNQNGVSRKQANALIAAGRVTVSGGICREPAQEVDRFSTVKADGAIIQAGDAVHYLMLYKPAGYLSATVDDTHKTVLDLIESKLHSDLHIAGRLDRASTGLLILTNDGIWSRRLTEPKIKIPKVYRVSTARPITPETPERFAEGIWFEPERLWTSPAQIEMLGLREARVTIYEGRYHQVKRMFHAVGNRIIALHREKMGDIRLDDSLSPGAYRPLTKEEISSVR comes from the coding sequence ATGAAGCTCTCCCGAATTCTCAGTAATCAGAACGGTGTAAGTCGCAAACAGGCCAACGCCCTGATTGCGGCTGGACGGGTTACCGTAAGTGGTGGAATCTGCCGTGAACCCGCACAGGAAGTTGACCGGTTTTCGACGGTCAAGGCAGATGGCGCGATCATCCAGGCGGGAGACGCCGTTCATTATCTCATGCTCTACAAACCCGCTGGTTATCTGAGCGCAACGGTTGATGACACTCATAAAACGGTTCTGGATCTCATTGAATCCAAGCTGCACAGCGATCTGCACATCGCTGGCCGGCTGGACCGGGCCAGCACCGGCCTGCTGATTCTGACCAATGATGGCATTTGGTCGCGACGGCTGACCGAACCGAAAATCAAGATACCAAAGGTCTACCGGGTCTCCACCGCCCGCCCGATCACCCCGGAAACGCCTGAACGTTTTGCCGAGGGCATCTGGTTTGAACCCGAGCGGCTCTGGACGTCACCCGCCCAGATCGAAATGCTCGGCCTGCGGGAAGCTCGGGTAACCATCTACGAAGGCCGATACCATCAGGTAAAGCGCATGTTTCATGCCGTAGGCAACCGGATAATTGCCCTGCACCGGGAGAAAATGGGCGACATTCGGCTCGATGACAGCCTCTCGCCCGGTGCTTACCGCCCGCTAACAAAAGAAGAGATCAGTTCCGTCCGGTAA
- a CDS encoding dicarboxylate/amino acid:cation symporter: protein MTSNGNGSNYYPRPLRHLSSYLSGLVQGRLWLKVLVGMFLGLVVGTLLGPSVGLVEPATGTLVGNWLAFPGQLFLATIQMIVIPLVIASVVRGLAASEDLDQLRKLGLRVTGFFVITTAIAASIGLWIGSVMNPGSMMTGLATSAGAEQSTVTTAAMPSVDELPKTLIGLLPGNPLDAMVEGQMLQVVIFSIIVGIALVSMAPEKSRPMLDLLDSLQQVCMTVVRWAMRLAPFAVFGLMAQLTTTIGFQAMLGMASYVATVLVGLLLMLGVYMLILKLLAGQPPVQFIKDSRDVLLLAFSTSSSAAVMPLSIRTAEDKLGVRPSVSQFVIPLGATINMNGTALYQAVATVFLAQVYGIDLSMGSMALVVAMAVGASIGSPATPGVGIVILAMVLQTVGIPPGGIALIMGVDRILDMCRTAINVTGDLVTCRLMENWSGTRLTAEPATQES from the coding sequence ATGACCAGCAATGGCAACGGCTCAAACTACTACCCCCGCCCACTCCGTCATCTGAGTAGCTATCTGTCGGGGCTGGTGCAGGGACGACTCTGGCTGAAAGTACTGGTTGGCATGTTTCTGGGGCTTGTTGTAGGCACCCTGCTTGGGCCCTCGGTTGGCCTTGTGGAGCCCGCAACGGGCACACTGGTCGGCAACTGGCTGGCCTTTCCCGGGCAGCTTTTCCTGGCCACCATCCAGATGATCGTCATTCCCCTTGTGATTGCCTCGGTTGTTCGTGGTCTGGCCGCCAGCGAAGACCTGGACCAACTCCGAAAACTGGGGTTACGGGTCACCGGTTTCTTTGTCATCACCACGGCTATTGCAGCGTCCATAGGGCTCTGGATCGGCAGCGTGATGAATCCCGGCAGCATGATGACTGGCCTGGCAACATCTGCCGGGGCGGAGCAAAGCACTGTCACCACGGCTGCCATGCCCAGTGTGGACGAACTTCCGAAAACCCTGATTGGCCTGCTTCCGGGCAACCCGCTGGACGCCATGGTCGAGGGTCAGATGCTGCAGGTGGTAATTTTCTCCATTATTGTCGGCATTGCCCTGGTCAGCATGGCCCCGGAAAAGTCGCGGCCGATGCTGGACCTGCTGGATTCCCTGCAACAGGTCTGCATGACCGTCGTGCGCTGGGCCATGAGGCTGGCTCCGTTTGCGGTGTTCGGACTGATGGCACAGCTCACTACCACCATAGGCTTCCAGGCCATGCTAGGCATGGCATCCTATGTAGCAACGGTTCTGGTGGGGCTTCTCCTTATGCTCGGAGTGTACATGCTGATCCTGAAGCTGTTGGCCGGCCAACCCCCCGTCCAGTTCATCAAGGACAGCCGCGACGTTTTGCTGCTCGCGTTCTCGACCTCAAGTTCGGCCGCGGTGATGCCACTGTCGATTCGCACCGCTGAAGACAAGCTCGGGGTGCGCCCCTCAGTCTCCCAGTTCGTCATCCCGCTTGGCGCCACCATCAATATGAACGGCACAGCCCTGTACCAGGCTGTGGCAACCGTCTTCCTGGCGCAGGTTTACGGCATTGACCTCAGTATGGGAAGCATGGCGTTGGTCGTCGCCATGGCCGTGGGGGCTTCCATTGGTTCGCCGGCCACGCCGGGCGTGGGTATTGTGATCCTGGCAATGGTGCTGCAAACCGTTGGTATTCCACCCGGCGGTATTGCATTAATCATGGGCGTCGATCGGATTCTGGATATGTGTCGTACTGCCATCAACGTTACCGGAGACCTGGTCACCTGTCGGCTGATGGAAAACTGGTCCGGCACCCGACTGACAGCCGAGCCTGCTACCCAGGAGTCCTGA
- a CDS encoding DsbA family oxidoreductase, producing the protein MTTVQIDIVSDIACPWCAIGYARLEKAMEELKDEMDFNIEWHAFELNPDPSGDGEPILQALSQKYGRSPEEMQATQANMMEIAAGLGLNFDKLQERYTRNTFDAHRLVKWAGEQGKQTEMKMACFDAYFGHAENISDADVLVKCVEAIGLDGNAAREILASDRYADTVREDEARYQQAGVSAVPAYIVNQKYLVSGAQEPDTLIGAFREITSES; encoded by the coding sequence ATGACAACCGTACAAATTGATATCGTTTCCGACATCGCCTGCCCCTGGTGCGCCATCGGCTACGCCCGCCTGGAAAAGGCCATGGAAGAGCTGAAGGACGAGATGGATTTCAACATTGAATGGCACGCCTTCGAGCTGAACCCGGATCCGTCCGGCGACGGCGAACCCATTCTCCAGGCCCTCAGCCAAAAGTACGGGCGTAGCCCCGAGGAAATGCAGGCCACCCAGGCAAACATGATGGAGATTGCCGCAGGACTCGGGCTTAACTTCGATAAACTCCAGGAGCGTTACACCCGCAACACTTTCGATGCCCATCGGCTGGTGAAATGGGCTGGCGAACAGGGCAAACAGACGGAAATGAAGATGGCGTGCTTCGACGCCTACTTCGGCCACGCCGAGAATATTTCCGATGCGGACGTGCTGGTTAAATGCGTTGAAGCCATTGGTCTCGATGGCAACGCAGCGCGGGAAATCCTGGCTTCTGACCGCTATGCGGACACTGTTCGGGAAGACGAAGCCAGGTATCAGCAGGCAGGCGTCTCCGCCGTGCCGGCCTACATCGTCAACCAGAAATACCTGGTATCCGGCGCACAGGAACCGGACACCCTTATCGGAGCGTTCCGGGAAATTACCTCAGAGAGCTGA
- a CDS encoding BCCT family transporter — MSSSSTTFPLKDATGLQRLGDPVVLALTMGFILLFVGWSLNDAEGLAAVIGEGFGWTAKYLGSFFQLLLLLTFFISIGVAVSRAGSARLGGLSRPEISTFRWLSMILCTLLAGGGVFFAAGEPVYHFVVSPPVFTTEAATAEAVAPAMAQSFMHWGFLAWAVLGSLTALVLAHAHYVQGKPLQPRTLLYPVLGERVMTGWFGGLVDALCVIAVVAGTVGPIGFLATQMSFGLHQLFGVADDFSTQLIILGLLAGVYMTSAVSGIHRGIQMLSRFNVVLALVIAAAIFVFGPTLFLTNTYLSSVGEYLSSFFAMATVTADTAPDWWMKWWTVFFFAWFIGYTPLMSIFVARISRGRSIRETILAVAVLAPIATSIWFTLLGGSGIYHQLAGTFDLTEALNSFSFDVATLTVAEALPGGTIMAAAILLLTTIFVATTGDSMSYAIATVGAGHDEPHYLVRAFWGGAMAVMAAILLYMGAGQISVLQQFIVLTAIPVSLIILPSLWTGPKAAFAMARSQGLTD, encoded by the coding sequence ATGTCCTCAAGTAGTACAACATTTCCGCTTAAAGATGCCACTGGGCTTCAGCGATTGGGTGATCCTGTCGTGCTGGCCCTCACCATGGGGTTCATCCTGCTGTTTGTCGGGTGGTCCCTGAATGATGCCGAAGGTCTGGCAGCGGTGATTGGCGAAGGATTTGGCTGGACCGCCAAATACCTTGGTTCCTTCTTCCAACTGCTTTTGTTGTTGACCTTCTTTATTTCCATTGGTGTGGCCGTGAGCCGCGCTGGTTCAGCCCGTCTGGGCGGTCTGTCCCGGCCTGAAATCAGCACCTTCCGCTGGTTGTCCATGATTCTCTGTACCCTTCTGGCTGGTGGCGGCGTATTCTTCGCGGCCGGTGAGCCGGTCTACCACTTTGTGGTGTCACCACCGGTCTTTACCACCGAGGCGGCAACGGCGGAAGCCGTGGCACCGGCCATGGCACAGTCGTTCATGCACTGGGGCTTCCTGGCATGGGCCGTTTTGGGCTCGCTGACCGCGTTGGTGCTGGCACACGCGCATTACGTTCAGGGTAAACCCCTGCAGCCTCGCACGCTGCTGTATCCTGTCCTGGGCGAGAGGGTGATGACGGGCTGGTTTGGCGGCCTTGTCGACGCGCTGTGCGTGATTGCTGTGGTTGCGGGTACCGTTGGCCCCATCGGTTTCCTGGCGACCCAGATGAGCTTTGGTCTGCATCAACTCTTTGGTGTTGCGGATGACTTCTCGACACAACTGATCATTCTCGGGCTTCTTGCCGGTGTTTACATGACCTCTGCGGTCAGTGGTATCCATCGTGGAATCCAGATGCTGAGCCGCTTTAATGTTGTGTTGGCTCTGGTGATTGCGGCGGCCATTTTCGTGTTCGGACCCACGCTGTTTCTGACCAATACCTACCTGTCTTCCGTGGGCGAGTATCTTTCGTCATTTTTTGCGATGGCAACTGTGACCGCAGACACGGCTCCGGACTGGTGGATGAAGTGGTGGACCGTCTTCTTTTTCGCCTGGTTCATTGGCTACACGCCGCTGATGTCCATTTTTGTGGCGCGGATCTCCCGAGGTCGCAGTATTCGCGAAACCATTCTGGCTGTCGCGGTACTTGCGCCAATCGCCACCTCTATCTGGTTCACTCTGCTGGGTGGCTCCGGCATTTATCATCAGCTGGCAGGCACCTTCGATCTGACCGAGGCGCTCAACAGCTTTTCCTTTGATGTTGCCACACTGACCGTAGCAGAGGCTCTACCCGGCGGCACAATCATGGCTGCAGCTATCCTCTTGCTGACCACTATTTTCGTGGCAACAACCGGGGACTCCATGAGTTATGCCATTGCCACGGTAGGTGCGGGTCATGATGAGCCACATTACCTGGTGCGCGCCTTCTGGGGCGGGGCCATGGCTGTTATGGCCGCAATCCTGCTTTATATGGGGGCAGGCCAGATTAGCGTGTTGCAGCAGTTTATCGTGCTCACCGCCATTCCGGTGTCACTGATCATTCTGCCGTCCTTGTGGACCGGACCAAAGGCGGCATTTGCGATGGCCCGGTCTCAGGGCCTCACTGATTAG
- a CDS encoding shikimate kinase, whose translation MPQTDPTRNIVLIGMPGSGKSTVGVLLAKRLGMGFVDTDLLIQEKAGRTLQDIVDQEGYKELRHIEEQVLLDLNVQHQIISTGGSAVYSAEAMQQLKANGVAVFLDIPLKLVIERIGDHSARGISRRPDQSLHALFEERLQLYRRYADLTVSGEGRNQDEVCEAVVKGLCSDPVR comes from the coding sequence ATGCCCCAGACTGACCCCACCCGAAACATCGTCCTGATTGGCATGCCTGGCAGTGGCAAGAGCACCGTCGGCGTATTGCTGGCAAAACGGTTGGGTATGGGCTTTGTGGATACCGATCTGCTGATTCAGGAAAAGGCCGGCCGCACTCTTCAGGACATCGTCGACCAGGAGGGCTATAAGGAACTTCGGCACATCGAGGAGCAGGTGCTTCTTGACCTGAACGTGCAGCACCAGATCATCAGCACAGGTGGCAGTGCGGTCTACAGTGCCGAAGCGATGCAGCAGCTCAAGGCAAACGGCGTTGCGGTGTTTCTGGACATCCCGCTGAAGCTGGTTATTGAACGCATTGGCGACCACAGTGCCCGTGGCATTTCCCGACGGCCGGACCAGTCACTGCATGCGCTGTTTGAAGAGCGTCTTCAACTCTACCGCCGATACGCCGATCTGACGGTGTCTGGCGAAGGCCGGAACCAGGATGAGGTTTGCGAGGCAGTCGTCAAGGGGCTTTGCTCAGATCCGGTTCGGTAG
- a CDS encoding YHS domain-containing (seleno)protein, protein MSGAGCNNWSRYLSEDYTDTREDYIMFRAIALSLFLIITTGYAAAGEDPVYTGLLSSTGAGGYDVVSYFDAGKAIKGSSKHTAEYLGTTWRFASAQHKTEFETNPEKYAPVYGGYCAWAVSQGYLAKGDPEYWTVREGKLYLNYNQEIQTRWLQDTDNFIRLANEYWPAVLEK, encoded by the coding sequence ATGTCTGGTGCCGGCTGTAACAACTGGAGTCGATATCTGTCTGAAGACTATACCGACACCCGGGAGGATTACATCATGTTTCGAGCCATCGCACTGTCACTCTTTCTGATCATCACCACCGGCTACGCGGCCGCCGGCGAAGATCCGGTTTACACCGGTCTGCTCTCCAGTACCGGCGCCGGCGGATACGACGTGGTGAGCTACTTTGACGCTGGAAAAGCCATCAAGGGCTCATCCAAGCATACCGCGGAGTACCTGGGTACAACCTGGCGATTCGCCAGCGCCCAGCACAAGACCGAGTTCGAGACCAACCCGGAGAAGTATGCCCCGGTGTATGGTGGCTATTGTGCCTGGGCGGTCAGTCAGGGCTACCTTGCCAAGGGCGATCCGGAGTACTGGACAGTCCGGGAGGGCAAGCTCTACCTGAACTACAACCAGGAGATTCAAACTCGCTGGCTGCAGGATACCGACAACTTCATTCGTCTTGCCAATGAGTACTGGCCGGCAGTACTCGAAAAGTAA
- a CDS encoding lytic transglycosylase domain-containing protein yields the protein MRPGQTKAALALILLALASGTLIASSAQADSIKRIVHPDGTVEFTNVKDAQPRASSGNDTVYRYKDDHGVVAYSSIRPAAADFDVIRFHCYACDPDSHVDWHKTPLFTRPYRKEIKTAAREFGVDTALVRAVIHAESAFNEKALSPVGAQGLMQLMPGTARELGVENALVAGENIRGGVNYLAKMLKQFDGDIRLATAAYNAGPGAVARYRGVPPYAETKAYVRRVGILHERYATN from the coding sequence ATGAGACCAGGCCAGACAAAAGCTGCCCTCGCCCTCATCCTGCTTGCTCTTGCGAGTGGGACGCTCATTGCGTCTTCGGCACAGGCAGACAGCATCAAACGAATTGTCCATCCGGACGGCACCGTTGAGTTCACCAACGTCAAAGACGCTCAACCCCGGGCCTCCAGTGGCAACGATACCGTGTATCGCTACAAGGACGACCACGGAGTCGTCGCCTACAGCAGTATCCGGCCGGCTGCGGCAGACTTTGATGTGATTCGGTTTCACTGTTACGCCTGTGACCCTGACTCCCATGTCGACTGGCACAAGACCCCCCTGTTCACCCGCCCCTATCGCAAAGAAATCAAAACGGCCGCCAGGGAGTTTGGTGTTGATACCGCGCTGGTGCGCGCCGTTATTCACGCAGAATCTGCGTTCAATGAAAAGGCCCTGTCACCGGTGGGCGCTCAGGGTCTGATGCAGTTAATGCCAGGCACGGCAAGGGAGCTGGGAGTCGAAAACGCTCTGGTTGCTGGCGAGAATATTCGCGGCGGGGTGAACTATCTGGCCAAAATGCTGAAACAGTTCGACGGCGATATCCGGTTGGCGACCGCCGCCTATAATGCAGGCCCCGGGGCGGTCGCCCGCTACCGGGGTGTTCCACCCTATGCCGAGACCAAGGCTTACGTGCGTCGGGTCGGCATCCTTCATGAGCGTTACGCGACCAACTAG
- a CDS encoding LysE family translocator, whose product MVSITPGMCMTLALSMGITIGVRRALWMMAGELVGVAVVATAAAIGVATFMLKYPTAFAVFKYAGGAYLVWLGVQMWLSRGKMAMPESEDMAVVQASRGQLAMQGFVTAIANPKGWAFFVALLPPFIDGQLPMAPQLTALILIILSLEFLCLQLYAHGGRGLRKLLRQGGGVRTVNRVAGSLMVLVGVWLAFG is encoded by the coding sequence GTGGTGTCGATTACCCCAGGCATGTGTATGACACTGGCCCTGTCCATGGGTATCACCATTGGTGTGCGCCGGGCGCTCTGGATGATGGCGGGTGAGCTGGTGGGGGTTGCGGTCGTGGCAACGGCCGCCGCCATTGGTGTGGCAACGTTCATGTTGAAGTACCCGACGGCGTTCGCGGTCTTCAAATACGCCGGCGGGGCTTATCTTGTCTGGCTGGGCGTTCAGATGTGGCTATCCAGGGGCAAGATGGCCATGCCGGAAAGTGAGGATATGGCCGTCGTGCAGGCCTCCCGCGGCCAACTCGCCATGCAGGGTTTTGTTACCGCTATTGCAAACCCGAAGGGCTGGGCGTTTTTCGTGGCCTTGTTACCGCCATTCATTGATGGCCAGCTCCCGATGGCGCCGCAACTGACGGCACTCATCCTGATCATTCTGTCACTGGAGTTTCTCTGCCTTCAGCTTTATGCCCATGGCGGTCGAGGACTCCGCAAGCTGCTGCGGCAGGGTGGTGGTGTCCGCACCGTTAATCGTGTTGCGGGAAGTCTGATGGTGCTGGTGGGAGTCTGGCTGGCATTCGGCTGA